The DNA window GGAAAAGGAGGCAAATCAGCGAAGCACTAAGCTAACTGTGAAATGCATAAGCTGTGGGATGGATGAAGTAATAGTCCCATGCTCTATCTAATTTCAGTGTTCTGAGCCCTATCTTACTGATGGGCTATTGATGTATCTGAATGTAAGGCACTTGCGTTAGTGAAATAAAATTTGGTATTTGAAACTATGCCCACTCATTCATGTACAGCAACATAAATCCACGTTACTTGTGACTGTTCTTGCACAAAATGATCAAtcatttccattttttattcCTCTCCAACCTCAGAGGGTGTTCTGAACCCTAGTAGTTGTGAGGtgtactctctcttttttattaaaaatgccTGAAAAACACAATGATAGGCTAAGAGCTTCAAAGGGGATGGCAAGACAATTGAAGATGAACGAATACCATGTACTAATTGCCATATAATAACAACGGTCATATGTCAAAGACATTCCTATAATTTTTGATGCAGAGTAATGGAcagaccaaaagaaaaaaagagaaagaacccTTTTTCTGCTGTCTCTGGCTCTAGAGTTGATGTCACTGATTTAAAACTTGTCTACCATCATGGAGGTCTTCTTTGGACAGAGCAGCTTCATAAAtgtaagagaagagagagagaggtacaGAATGATGTGTAAAAAGAAAGGTGGGCATTGAAAGACTGCGTATAAATGGCGATTTATGAATACAGAGAGCTCCAAAAAACTCCCCGCATGCAGTCCCATCCAtctttcaccaaaaaaaaaaaaaaaactgtaaaatgAAACCACGAGCTGCAGAATCCATTGCCAATTGTCCTTCCCCGTGAGGAAACCAAATCCTTATCTCAGATGGAAGTTAAATAAATCCCGAATAGGGGCATTGTCAGCTGGGCTCGTCTATCCAGGGATACGAGACTCATAGATGTAGCTGGAAGGTGGGATTTGAACAGTGACAtcgcaagtttttttttatcaaatctcaGCCAGCGAACCATTCTTGTACGTTTTAATGAAACAAGCTAGAGTTGAATTATTGCGTGATAAATTGTTTAAGCCATATAATTTCTAATCCAACATACTGTAATTTCCATTCAAGTCAAAAGTTAATGTCTGAAGCATAAAAAACTAGCGGTTCGAACTCATTTAAaacatacacacatatatattattctcttcTTATAGAACCCTAGATTGCCCAAACAAACCAATCCCGATGTTAATGGTCGAATGCCAATCATCCTGAGTAATCCAAACTAATGAATCATATTCCTTCAAAAGACTCGGCTAAGAGTTTTTAGCAGCATAGAATCGAAAGACTTgcagtttctttttaatttgacaGCTCTGAGCCTCTGCCCCGACTCATGCCATGACAGTATAATCTGCATAATATTGTATGAAGTAGTGCGTATCGAAAGGGGGGTATATTTACAGAAATACCTGAGATTTTACCCTCTTCAACAGCCTCCTCCAACCCCTCGACATTCATGAATACAATTATACAACCACATctctatcatttttatttttatttttattttttaaaaaagctgaaaatgaaaagaaacgaAAATTCAAAATCCCGAAGGAAGcattcctaaaataaaaaataatgataaaaattaacgtttgattaacaaaaaacacattttaactTCAAAACTCACTTACactcaacaaaaaaataggAGTAATGATGCCTTAAAAAACCCACAAATCTTGCGTTTTTGCAATTCCAAGATTGGGTTGAAATTATCCAGGTCGAGGTTTTAAGTTTACGTTGTAGTGTCTTGTTAATCCCTAATTAGATAGGTTCAAGTGGGAATAGCTGATTTTATCCCAAAAAGAAATCAGAATAGCCGAAGAATGCAAGCTGGGCTTGACCTTTTTGGATACTCTTGGGTGATTCAAAAGATGATTGTCATTACTGATATGCTAGAAACGTATGAAAAGACCGAATCAATAATAATCTTATGGGATTTCTGGGGCGAAAGTGTTTGGAAGGCATTAAAAAGGGCTCACTCTGTGAGCCAACTGTAACATGAATTCAGGCACAAGGCGTCTTCTTGGAGGAGCCACTTCATCTTTGGCTTGGGCTTCTCTGTCATCAGAATGAATGATGGACACTAAATCTTCAAACATCCTATCGTTGCCACCTCTCATTGGATCCTGAACAGTATAAAAAACCATACACATCAAACAAACCAATGGGATGAAGCACCACAACCACCCTCTATTTTGCAAGAATTAGCAAGTCATTGGCGATCCAGTGAAGAGGAGACAAGGGATAGAACTAGAATGGAAGATCAAGCAAAGAGTTGTCTCTGCCTATCAAGGTTCGGAGGCTAATCTAAGACACGTATAAATAGCGAAAGCAATGACTGAAGTAGAAACATCTGACAACTCCCTTACCTGTAGAAACAAATCTGTATGAGTCTTCCCTTCATATAAAATTGATTCAGCTCTAACTCCGACACTTTGTAGGGTTTCAGCAAAACTTTTACTGGAACATTAAAGACATTATCAAAAGGTTGTATAAAGCATTACATGTAAactataaatactaaaaaagttTATTGCAGATATGTGAAGTGTGAAAATGAATCGTCGTAAATTggttttcctctttctttcgTATACTGTTTATCAAAGATTACACAACCCATcattttttctagaaaatactTTTACCTAAGAATTTATGAGAAATAAATTTACTGAAAAATCAAACcacaaatcaaatgttaaattaaCCATGGAATATTTTGCACAATAATTTGCAAATTCAGTACAGTTAACTGAAATTTTCTACCTTCCATCTATTCCCAAAGGGCTGCaattttaaaatgagaaaatctAAGAATCAAAGGTGTACCTGCCTTAGACAAAGCAACATGCAGGCTGGCAGTTCAGTGTTTGATATAGAGGCTGAAGTAGGATTGCATAGAATTTGCATGTTCACAATAGAAGGTTATTGAACTATAATAAGCATGCCATTAATTAATGGACCCAACTCTTCACCAAGGTTGAGCTTGGTCTAAATTGTCAGAAACTAGATGCTCACAATTTCCTATGATAATCTTCGGGCTTCAATTCTCTTCACCTCCATCACCCTTGAGCCTATGCTGCATTTTTAATTCCTAATGAACCCAACTCTAGGATTATATTTGCAACTTTCACAAGGTATACCGAatgaatcatttgttttttcatgtccTCTTTCATATATGGAAAGAAATGGCTACAgtaacacccccccccccccccatcatAAACAGCAGGTGAAACTCTTGGAAGCATGGATTTGGTAATGATATAAATTTCTTGacataacaatttttaaaactgCAGGGTAAACTAAGGAGGgatgcataaataaataaagctatACGcatctttcttttatctttgaatattttatgtCTGTAACCTGAAACATCAATCCCATAAAACATGTACTATGAAACCTTCCAAATTTTACTGCAAGTATTACACCCTTTTCACCCAAGGAAATGCACGTTTTCTCATTCGACATCTAGAATATTTAATAAGTATCCTATATGTCTCTAAATCCAAAATTGTTATCTTAGAAATATTGGAATGTACTGTGGATTATCTAAGGAATATTAGTACCAACATACGAACAATATGGCAATACATCCATGCATACAATACCATATgcacttataaaaataaattaggtaCTGTAGTTCAAAGGTTGATTTCACACAGATGTTTTGCATTTATAGTCTTCTGATCATAGATCACTATCTAGCAAATTTTAACTATCATAGccttctggaaaaaaaaatggaaacagaTGTGGCCATTCCTACTTTCTACTCATAACTACACCAGCAGGGATGCTTGTAATTTATGTCTTAGATGACAAGACTTCAAAATttccaaacaccaaaaaaagaacagattcaaTTTAAAAGGTGAACTCAATACATCATGCCTTTGCAAGCCTTGTGAATAATATACGAAATATAAggaaattagagagagagagagagagagagtatgcaaaacacaattttttaagataagaaTCTGACCTGGAATCTGCTGGAATGGAATAATCTGCAGTGCCATGAAAAAGAACAATAGGAGGTAGAAGAGAAACTGCTTTTTTCAAGTTTGGGTCCTGTACAATTACTTCAGGAGAAAATCGTCTTAAAGACTCTTCCCCTTCCATTATGCTGATGGAAAGTTTTGGAATCATTATGTACCACAATCAAAGGCGGAGAATAAGTTAtaaatgaaacaagaaaaatgcaTAACCAGAACTGATCAATGAATGAAGAAGGCAAATACCTTAGGAAGATGGATCGGTACAGACCACGACTATGGAAGTAATCTACTAAGTTAAACAAATTATACCTGTTTAAAAAGTTAAGGAAGACTATAAGAAGAAATAAATCTGATGAAAGGAAAACATGTAAACAATGCttgtaataatttaataaaaaaaaaaggacatggaGTTCAGAAAACATTTAACAAAAACCTACCCGCCAGATAAGCCAAAATAAGTCTTTATCTGCAAAACACTCCAGTTAGTGCTCCCTCCTTCACCAGCCTCTTTGATCGCCTGCTCCACAAGTGCACAAGCAGCAATATGTCCGCCAGCCGACTGTCCCATTAAATAAACCCTATTCGATAGCAGCATGGAGAAAACAACATTAAGAATGATAGAAAGCGCCATGCAAGCATTTGGAGttcaaacaagaaagaaaaagaaaaaagaattcaattacCTGTTAGGATCACCTCCATATTCCGCAATCTTGTTGCAGACAAATGAGATACCCTCAGAAGCATCCTCCACCATATTACTCATGGTTCCCTGAGGATAATTTCTGCATGCAAATGTAAACTGTGAGTTATAGGTTTTTAGGTGCTCCACTCTGTAGAGAAGTTGCACAATCAAGCATCACACTGATGCAACTTTAGGCAATTGTCAGTCCATGACTATCACATTTCATAGAGAGAAACCAGCAAGTGAGAACAGACCACTAAACAcataattttgatattcattACAATAACACATGCTTCTGAAGTACAAAAAAGTCCAGAGTGTGATGATGAAAACTGAAGATAGGTACAAGAGCATACTAGTATCTCCAGACTATCtaaaaaaactgataaaaaaattcaaaatttcctacAATCAACAGCGAAGAGAAATCAACAGAAGAAGCCAAATATGCACAGAAGTTATACACATAAGTTCCCTTAATGTCAAATCAAAGTCATGCCAGtccattttttaaatgaagaaattgaaCACGAGGAAAGATATGGTTCAAGCAAAATATCAAATCCTTTCTCCTCAAAAAGATAGCCCTGAGTTGataattaaactataattaaagaaaacccTTTTAAGGACATGGTGGAATTGCAACAAAATCATTATGGTAACAATAAAAGAGTGAAATTAAGCATCATTCAGTAAGGGGGGATAAGAAGGATGTCCAGAGTGTGATGATGAAAACCAATAAATACCCTGGTAAGGAGTAATCAGATCCAGCTGTAAAAATTAAGTcatgaaaacaaacacaagGAAAAGCCAGTCTAGATAATGAAAAGTACAAGATAGGATAAAGTTTAACAAAGAATCTGGCCTTGGAAAGAATTGAATGACAAAGTGCATATATGTTGCTAATGCCAAAATGGTTGACTTTTACTTGCGTAAGGTTCAATGGTTGTTCATAATACAGCATTAAAATCCCAAGCAAAACATTCATCCTTGTATTGATACAATCATATATGAAAATCTGCATGCTTCTCTGTCATTCTAGCTTCATGACAATCGTGCAGCAAGGGAGAGTTGCAGGGCACTATCTTAAATTGCATATTGTGTACGTGACTGTGAATGCAAGTGTTTATGCACAGAGCATGTAAAGGCTGGTGCAAATTTGATATCTCAATAACAAATTCAGAAAAGAAAGATCAATTGCACAAGAAAAAGTGTGcttagaatgataaaataaaacagcCCAATAAGCCTTCCAGGAGCCGGGTTATGAACATCTTAGATTGCGCTTCAATGACAGCTTATaactataatttcattacagcACACAACTTGAACTTCAAGTAAATTTATCAGGTTCTCTCAAAACAAGGTTTCCTTTTTCCTAACAAGATAAGAAATTTATTGCAAAAAGAAAGCGGACAAGGTAAAACATGCCACCTGTAATCTATGCAAGCCACCATGATATCTCTTTCTGATAACTGTTGTCCTAAAAGAGACCCCCATGCTTTATAACTGCATCAACAAAAATGAGACTCAAAACATGTCAAGGACTAATAAGCAGATATGAAGAATGGAAGGATATAGCAACTGTTAAGGGAATTCATAGAATTTGACTCGACAAACATATAAATGATCCATGTCCAACTAAGCCCTAATTGCTGAATAACAAAAGCTAACAGGAATTCCCATTGATCCTGGAACTCAATTAGATCATATCATGGTACCTTAAAAAAGTAACAGTTTTGTCACCTGATTTAGCTCTACTGGTAATTATAAATGTCACTTAACTTCCTCTGctcatataaattttattatatagtatACAAGACGCGCATCCATTATTATCATCATGCATTTAAATACATTACACACCATTATTAAGCCTTGTATTTTGGAAAATGAATGCTTTGTGATATTAACTCAAGCCACAAAACCTAAATAAGATGAGTAATGCAAAATCAAGCCTTTGCAAGTTCAAAAATTAACTGCAAGGAACACAGATTACTCACCCAATAATCCAGGCTCCTCCTGTTACAAATGCAACAACAGGTTTTGGACCATCTGTATTTTTTGGTAAATACAGATCAAGCCTGAATAAAAAAGACTTCACCAGTCATGCAACAAATTCATGTATTTACAAAGGTCATGTGAACTTACTGCATGgatgaaatgcataaaaaaaatccaacctgTTTCTTGGTTGATCACCATAAACTATACTTCTCAAAACCCGACCGGAGAAGAAATAGTAATATCCAACTGCAAAAGGTAAGCAGACTAGTTAATACTCTCACAAACAAACTAGATATTCGTTAATAAAGCCCACATAACCCGATATTATAGAATTCCAGCTAATAAACAGGGTTGAAAATTGCAATGTATCTAAGTAATGAATAGGATATTTATACATTAAAATTTTGCTAAGGGTCACAGAATGTTGCAGACCTTGAATAAAACCAGGAAAAAGCATCAAAGAGTAACAACCAAGGGCAAGAAATCTCATGATCCATCTGTACCCTACcctgaataaaaataatgatcagGAAACATAAAATAGTTGTGACATATTTTAGTGCACATCTCAAACAAATGCAAAGAAATACAAGTGACATTCCAAATGCCTGAATGAACATATAGATAACAAGAAGAAATTGTATTTTCTGCAAGTATTCAAAAACCTATTTGTTCAGATCTTGAGGAGCTCAATTTCTCTTCGCTTTAGTTTGATCCaattacatttttataaattatatgccCATGCATTCTCAACCCACAGCCTAATCTCACAACTCTCCACCATAAAAAATTGACCCTCAAAACCACCACTATTTTCTACATTGGACACAGAAGCTACCAAAGCTGCCCAAGAACAGTTACCTGTCAcagaataaagaaaaacacaagatGTTATAATAAACCAAAAGAGCTAGCACACATGCGCGCACATGTACAGGGAGGGACTGCACATAATTTGGATTAGAAGCAAGAAAGATAGGAACCAGTAGAAATTAAGCAATCCCCAATGCAATCGGATTAAGGTCTCTGTCCATAAGGATAGCAACTAAAAATTTAAGCTAGATCCTATATCAAAGCAAAATCCTCGCTACAGGAGTTCCAACCAATATGCTAGATCAAACACTATTAAATTACTATCACATCTTAACACCTCCATTTCGCTAAACTTAAGCCTATCCTAACACAGCAGAATAGAAAACAGCCCCTCATTTCTAATCCATTCATCCATACTGTATATTCTGATGCTTCTGAGGAGTTCCAATTTTTCATATTGAACAAGAATTCTGCAGCCAAATGCCAACCATAAGATCAACTTTAATAACATATCTAAATGTTTAGACATCAACTACATGATCATATCCTTATCATCTATGAAACATTAACTTCCAAATGGCCTAACCACAACCAAAATGAAAACCCAACCATTCTGACAACAACCAATCATTCACtaaatcatgatattttttcGAATTTCAATATGGACTtctattgaaaacaaaacaaacataaaaattctttaattttcacCGTACCCCATATATCTTAAAAGCTTCAGGCTCAATCTAGTAAGAAGAAACGTCTCAGGAGCAGCATGATCCACTTCACGAGCAAGAGATTGGCGTTGACCAATAGACTCATCTGAAAGGGAAGAGAGCGAGTTTTCACTGGCAACACGTCGCCTTCTTTGTTGATAACTAGCAGAAGAAGAAGTTGTAGTAGTACCTGCAAAACTTGGAGTTCTAGACAAAAGAGGCCTAACAGAAATGATGGTTTCATCTTCAAAGGGAGAAGACACGAGCCTAGTGTTTGTAATTGGGTCATCTTGTTTTAATGGCATTGTTGTTGGGTCAATACGGAGATAGGAATTTTGTTTCGAAGAATGGAGGTTGGGGTTTGTGACAGGCAGGATATGAgaaggcatttttttttatttcccaaAAAGACACGGAATTGGAATTGGAGATTAAACCAGCAAAAGCAAATGttctaagaaaacaaaaggcttTGCTTAGAAGGGATGATCATTAaaaaagttgtcaaaaacaagcCGCAATCTTTTGACGAGAGAAACAGAGTGGAGTTTGGGACATAGGCTGTGCAAAATCTTGGGAGTTCTGTTATGATGGGAAGGAGAGAGACAGGGCAGTCGGTATTTGGCAGAAGGGTTTGGTCACATAGGATGGCTTTTGagactggtttttttttttatcggagAGGAGAGGGTTGGATCTGTACCTGTTTTTCCTTCTGTTGTCTTTTGACTTGGTTTGTTTAACAAATGCTGTTACGACACGTCGCCGTATATCATCAATTCATTTTAACTTAGgtccaaaataatttaattatttcctggtatataaaaacaattaaatatttcttggTTTGCGTTAATCTTATTTAAGTTAGAggtatattatttattttctatcaatttttttattctctttttagaaCAAAAgggatataataaattaaaaatgaacctGCAATGTACGGGAGAAAATGAAGTCATAAACTTGTTGGTTTAATAGTACTAAATAGGCACTAAATTATAAGATTAAGATCTACTCAACTCTTGTAGTGTAGACGAGGGATAAGTCCACGTCAGCATTGCATTGCTGGAAACCTGGAACTTAAATCAGTAATGAGACTTCAGATCTATCCAGTTAAGCTTGGGGTTGAAGGCCTTTTTTTGGAAGAGGTCCTTATCTTTCTTCTGGACGTTGCTATGGAGTTTGGGCTGAAGGCCTTTATTGGACATGTAAAGAAAGGAAAGGCCTTTCGGGAGTAGCCCACTTTCTCAACCCACCTTAAAGCCTTGATCGAAGTCATCACTCAGCATTGTGACTCCAGATGCTGGGATAGCAAGGATCGAATATTTgagttatattaaattatttttttccgaCTGAAAAACCtctatttttaaactaaaatcaacttcTAACATGCCGATCAGCATCACTAGAACTTAATATCgattttttcatctttcttgGCCAAAACCGAGTTTAAATGAATATTTGGGAATATAATAgcggttatttttaaagtgttttttattttaaaatatattaaaataatattttttatttttaaaaaattatttttaatattaacataaaatattaaatgacttgataatataaaaaaatattaatttttttaaaaaataaaaaattttaaaatttttttaaaaatattttccaacacAAATATTGCCTAATTAACCTGCCGACCACCATCAAAACTGCCACTTCTCTTCCATTTTCACCCATCACCTCAAATACACTTTAGTCATCAAAAGCTTAAACCTAACACCATAAGGCATAAACCTGTCacttttcatctaaaaacaaCACTAAAACTCTAAATACTTGCCTTCCCACTGCTTGAACTCGACCACCGCCACCATTTTCCACCCACCCACCACTTCAAACACCGAGggtgagtttttattttttaattgtttttgagaAAAAGATGAGTTGCACATGTTCATTGGTTTAAGGAGCATTTTCAGAATAATACGTTAGTAGTCCCATGTAAATCACAtgttatttttcagattttttttcaaaaaaaaaaaaaaaaataaattgaaaattcaattaatatacAAAAGATACAACTGGCTCA is part of the Populus alba chromosome 10, ASM523922v2, whole genome shotgun sequence genome and encodes:
- the LOC118047418 gene encoding probable isoprenylcysteine alpha-carbonyl methylesterase ICMEL1 isoform X3, which gives rise to MRFLALGCYSLMLFPGFIQVGYYYFFSGRVLRSIVYGDQPRNRLDLYLPKNTDGPKPVVAFVTGGAWIIGYKAWGSLLGQQLSERDIMVACIDYRNYPQGTMSNMVEDASEGISFVCNKIAEYGGDPNRVYLMGQSAGGHIAACALVEQAIKEAGEGGSTNWSVLQIKTYFGLSGGYNLFNLVDYFHSRGLYRSIFLSIMEGEESLRRFSPEVIVQDPNLKKAVSLLPPIVLFHGTADYSIPADSSKSFAETLQSVGVRAESILYEGKTHTDLFLQDPMRGGNDRMFEDLVSIIHSDDREAQAKDEVAPPRRRLVPEFMLQLAHRVSPF
- the LOC118047418 gene encoding probable isoprenylcysteine alpha-carbonyl methylesterase ICMEL1 isoform X2 → MPSHILPVTNPNLHSSKQNSYLRIDPTTMPLKQDDPITNTRLVSSPFEDETIISVRPLLSRTPSFADESIGQRQSLAREVDHAAPETFLLTRLSLKLLRYMGVGYRWIMRFLALGCYSLMLFPGFIQVGYYYFFSGRVLRSIVYGDQPRNRLDLYLPKNTDGPKPVVAFVTGGAWIIGYKAWGSLLGQQLSERDIMVACIDYRNYPQGTMSNMVEDASEGISFVCNKIAEYGGDPNRVYLMGQSAGGHIAACALVEQAIKEAGEGGSTNWSVLQIKTYFGLSGGYNLFNLVDYFHSRGLYRSIFLSIMEGEESLRRFSPEVIVQDPNLKKAVSLLPPIVLFHGTADYSIPADSSKSFAETLQSVGVRAESILYEGKTHTDLFLQDPMRGGNDRMFEDLVSIIHSDDREAQAKDEVAPPRRRLVPEFMLQLAHRVSPF
- the LOC118047418 gene encoding probable isoprenylcysteine alpha-carbonyl methylesterase ICMEL1 isoform X1, with product MPSHILPVTNPNLHSSKQNSYLRIDPTTMPLKQDDPITNTRLVSSPFEDETIISVRPLLSRTPSFAGTTTTSSSASYQQRRRRVASENSLSSLSDESIGQRQSLAREVDHAAPETFLLTRLSLKLLRYMGVGYRWIMRFLALGCYSLMLFPGFIQVGYYYFFSGRVLRSIVYGDQPRNRLDLYLPKNTDGPKPVVAFVTGGAWIIGYKAWGSLLGQQLSERDIMVACIDYRNYPQGTMSNMVEDASEGISFVCNKIAEYGGDPNRVYLMGQSAGGHIAACALVEQAIKEAGEGGSTNWSVLQIKTYFGLSGGYNLFNLVDYFHSRGLYRSIFLSIMEGEESLRRFSPEVIVQDPNLKKAVSLLPPIVLFHGTADYSIPADSSKSFAETLQSVGVRAESILYEGKTHTDLFLQDPMRGGNDRMFEDLVSIIHSDDREAQAKDEVAPPRRRLVPEFMLQLAHRVSPF